A genomic segment from Mobula birostris isolate sMobBir1 chromosome 31, sMobBir1.hap1, whole genome shotgun sequence encodes:
- the LOC140190883 gene encoding galactosylceramide sulfotransferase-like encodes MLKQAKQWKSMCKGLVLGTLLTTCMILLYSFAAPPHQFSLQEVPVPYSCSYKPAQSRNLPQINISSSTQELRKTCSPKEDIMFMKTHKTASSTILNILFRFGQKHRLKFAFPNGRNDFYYPSYFDRSQVKDYRPGTCFNIVCNHMRFNSEEVHKLLPEDTVYFTILRNPAFLFESAFHYFGRVIPFTWKISGEDKLAEFLRDPNRYYDPNGFNSHYLKNLLFFDFGYDNNLDFDDPRVEKHIKAIDERFELVMLLEHFDESLILLKDVMCWDMDDILYFKLNVRKDSTVSRMSGELYEKATSWNKIDSMLYEYFNATFWRKVEEYGFERMASDVEALRKRNDHMQSICIDGGRPVDANAIQEASLQPWQPLGERSIMGYNLKRNISRKHRKLCRKMLTPELQYLTELGVNLWVTKLWSYIRDLLKW; translated from the exons ATGTTGAAGCAGGCGAAGCAATGGAAGTCGATGTGCAAGGGGCTCGTACTGGGGACGCTGCTCACCACCTGCATGATCTTACTGTACTCCTTTGCGGCGCCGCCTCACCAGTTCAGCCTCCAGGA AGTTCCTGTTCCTTATTCCTGCTCGTATAAACCTGCACAATCCAGGAATTTACCCCAAATAAATATCTCCTCTTCCACCCAAGAGCTAAGAAAGACCTGCAGTCCCAAAGAAGATATCATGTTTATGAAGACACATAAAACTGCCAGTagcaccatcctcaacatcctcTTCCGCTTTGGTCAGAAGCACCGGCTGAAGTTTGCCTTCCCCAACGGCAGGAATGATTTCTACTACCCGTCCTACTTCGACAGGAGCCAAGTGAAAGATTACAGACCGGGTACTTGTTTCAATATCGTTTGTAATCACATGCGGTTTAACAGCGAGGAAGTCCACAAGCTGCTGCCCGAAGACACTGTCTATTTCACCATCCTCAGGAACCCTGCTTTTTTATTTGAATCGGCCTTTCATTACTTCGGCCGCGTGATCCCTTTCACCTGGAAAATAAGCGGGGAGGACAAGCTAGCCGAATTCCTCAGGGACCCCAACCGATACTATGATCCAAACGGCTTTAACTCCCACTACTTGAAGAACCTATTGTTTTTTGACTTTGGTTACGACAACAACTTAGATTTTGATGACCCCAGGGTAGAGAAGCATATTAAAGCCATAGACGAAAGATTCGAGCTGGTAATGCTTCTTGAACACTTCGACGagtccctcatccttctgaaggaCGTGATGTGTTGGGATATGGACGACATTCTGTACTTCAAGTTAAACGTGAGGAAAGATTCCACTGTGTCAAGAATGAGCGGAGAGTTGTACGAAAAGGCGACAAGCTGGAACAAGATCGACTCCATGTTGTACGAGTACTTCAATGCTACCTTCTGGAGAAAGGTGGAAGAGTATGGTTTTGAGCGCATGGCAAGCGATGTGGAGGCGCTGCGCAAGCGCAATGACCACATGCAGTCCATCTGCATCGATGGCGGGCGCCCCGTGGACGCGAACGCCATACAGGAGGCCTCCCTGCAGCCGTGGCAACCGCTAGGGGAGCGCTCCATCATGGGCTACAACCTCAAAAGGAACATCAGCAGAAAGCACCGGAAGCTTTGCAGGAAGATGCTCACCCCTGAACTGCAGTATCTGACCGAGCTAGGAGTTAACTTGTGGGTAACAAAACTGTGGTCCTATATCAGAGACCTGTTAAAATGGTAG